The Coffea arabica cultivar ET-39 chromosome 6e, Coffea Arabica ET-39 HiFi, whole genome shotgun sequence genome contains the following window.
AAAAATTTAATGCTAACTTTTAGAGTTTTGATCTAAATTAATTGATAGGGTGTGGAGTTATCCCCTCCCAAAAtcaatatattcatttttctcaattttaatTACTTATTTGCCAGGTAAAAAGTGCCCATTAATTTCTTTGCAATGGTGTGGGTAGTACTAGGGTTAAGCTGTAAGGAGTCATGTGTCACTCTTCAATCAACGGTTTAGAGTTTTCCATGACTCTTAACTTATGTAAACTTTGAACtggaaattacaaaaaaaaaaaaaaaaaaattaatttcaatcccagtaatttttttttgggtcaaaatttcaatccaaGTAATGACCATCCCAATATCAGGTAATCTACAACTTGTAACTTGTGCTGTGGACTCCTCACATTGTGCTTCCTGATGTTGTTGCTGCTGCTCGTTCAAGTCATCAGTTTGCTGATTTGATTGGTCTCCTCCTTGCTGCTGCTCATTCAAGTCACCTTGTGGTACAGTTGAACCAGCAGTTGCAAAGATATCCTCATCTTCTGCAAATTCTAGACCCTCTCTCAATCAATCCGGATCAGATTCTTCGTTTCCATCATTGTGGTGCTGTTCATTGTTGACTTGATTGGTCTCAACAGAGGTTCTGTCAAAGTTACcttgatttccaaattcttCTGCACTTTGGTTCACTGAAGAAACCTCTTGCTGGCTGTCGACGCCATCTATTCTGGTATTTTGCTGAAATAAATTTCTAACAGTTTTTCTAGCTGCTCTCTTCACAGGTTGCACCACAGTTTGCCTCTTCTTCACTGGAGTTTTACCACCatttcttctgtttttcttAGTTGTTTCGAAGGAATTTTATGTGCCATCATTAGTTTCTACAGCAGCTGTGCCATCTAAGTCATTTTCTTGCCCTCTTTCATACCAACATATGGATCTGAACCAGTCAGATCAACAGGATTTTGTGAAACTCCAGCACGATTTCTAGTCAGATTTAAATTGATTTCTGAAGAACCTTCATTATACGGTAAAGCAAGTGGACCATCATTTGTCACTCTTTCGAATAAGAGCTTGTCATCCGATGAGACAATTTAGATAAGGGTCTGACCTGTctctacatatatatatgcatataagGAATCCCTTCATAATAGGTAGTCAACAATTCTATGTCCACGTCATCATTTATTGGGATAACACCTACATCCACATCATGGTTTGGAATAGAATACCAAAATTGTGCACACGCCacttctttttcaattttggagtACAGGTTCAAcaatgaaaatattgataactCATCAGGGTCGCAATTGTGAAACACTCTCACTAAATCACTTGTATACCTAATATTAGGATGATGTATAAACCGTCCACCATAGTGCATGTGGATATCCACTGTCCTAAAAGGATCTGACATGGTCCCCAACCTAAATTATTTAATCAACACTTTCAGAACTCAAATATAGATTAATAAACTATCTTAAGCTACATCACACTTTCAGATTATAACAACAATTAGTTATAACAACAATCAGATTATATAGTGAAATCTGATTTAGTAGTCAAATCCAGACCCGACACATATTATTTCCTCCTGACATCAACCACATACTTCAAAAAAGACCCACATTCTTCAAAAAAGCTAAAAAAGTTAAGAACTTTACATTTTTAAACCCCATTTTCTCTGATAAATCACCCACATATGGACCATCAACTATAAAATGACAGATAGGGGGTGATGTGGAAAAGGAATAAACAAATTGGAAAAAGAATACAAATCCTAAACATCAAATGGATTGAATATTGAACAATAAGTTCTGATTCTTACCTAGAAATGTCGAACAAGTTTCACGATCAGATTTCCTCACCAATCTGACCTTCCCTTCTTCGCGACCGAATGCAGCTTCACGATAAGATACAACCACCAATCTGACCTTCTTTTCTTCGCGACCGAATGCAGCCACGCCGTTTTCAACTCAGATTCATGATATTTCAGCAACAATTTAGTATACAAATCCCTTGTTTTAGGGTTTGTTGTTCTCACACAGAATGAACGAGAGAGAGTCAGTTCTTgattctctctccctctctattataaataagggtattttgggtATTCGACCTGTAGCCAGTAACTCAACCGGTTAAAAAGTCTATTTCCACTTTAGTTATGAAGTTTAGGGTGTTTATGTGTATGTTTTTAAACAATAGGGGGGTAATGTGCCTTTTCgcgaaaccataggggggttccgtgtattttaccctaaaataaaagggaaaaaaaaagaatttttgtgAGAATCCGACAATGTTCACatttttctaggcattattttatttttgcctacatttttatacttgcctttaaaatattaaagtttctattcatttttataagcaagtacagttttaaatcatttttctagtataaattagtgtatgttaaatttgaaacgcattatagacgtgggacccgctagtgcgataaaattttggtgattacgtgatttttgtgttaagtgttattattttacaaggtgctaggagatgattagaggttagttagatagaCTAACCATTGGGAGTGAGAAGATAAACATTAAACATTCAAAGTGCCAAGTGTTACAAACCTATTGTCCCTGACCTAACTTTCACATTTACTAAAAACCAATTTTTGACccaaatttcttccattttcttggtCTTGGCCGACCCATTTGAGGAgcaaaacaagaaaggaaacttcttcattttctagcctcaattcttgctcaaatcttgagtttcaactacccaaatcacaaactacaccatacaagtgctcaACTAGGAAGTTTAAAGGTTTtggtggaattgttttggaggaggaaagtctaagctaccatttttcttgagtttccaaggtattttgccaagaacttcctctttacttcaattaattgttaattagtggtttatagttgttatagacgttgttttgtggaagatttcatgggttGAGCTAGAGTTATAttcaatttcagttttaggatTTCAATTCTGCCATGTTCTGACCAGTgtcattcggccatgatggaggccgaattgggttTAGCtccaaacatgaaatttgttgGTAATTGATTTAGCtagctacctgtaaaattttagctcaatcggaacactgtatcttgtgaaatgactgaaatacccttgactgcccatgagccctgttCCGCGGACagctttctgttttcgtggagattttcatttttgaccctgaaaatgcatgatttggcttttgaggtcttcataagaaatgtaggtatatgtcttggtttcgaaacgccataagattcgtttcaatccgataagtgtagcttcagttgtggttgttatgccgaaatgtgtattttatcgcctatgatttgtatgtgaaattaTGGTTGTTTTGGAATGTGAGTTGttgtttgattgtaggatggaaagtaaagaaagtaaGGGAGAATGCTGTCCGTTTGTTTTCTTGTAGTTTGAGTGCATAAAAGTGAgatttgaaatgtgatttgGTGATGCGTTGGACTTACTTTGTTTGGACATACTTAGGTCCACTTTAATAGTGTTATTTGAGCTACCTTTCATTTGAACTTCTACATTTTTGCATGGTGAATGAGACAACCATTTTAAGCATGTTACTTAGCtacaaatgtcaagttttgaacttcaaatgGTTACTCATTTCTTTCCGAAACAAAGAagaattttctagggtttcttggccgtaaaacctaattttatcaagcgaggctttaggtgtgaatttagggtttatttattttccttttctcggCCGTAAAATCTAAATGTACACTTTTTACTTTAAAAGTCACATTTATATATTGTACTAGTAagtattcggattttctttgaattACTTAAACTTTTGATGGTTGAACTGTGATAGTTTCTCTTGgttatattagggttccttggtgattgagggtatcaCCCGGAAGAATACTTTGGACGTTCTTTtgtttaaataggtgagtgtttcttatTTGTtatgttcttgattatatggcttgttatgaatgattgataacatgttaaatgcatTCTATGAttgctaaaacgagttttctaggcgagtgtgtactttatcgcactcgacctaaatgaatgtgaaatttacaatgattgaatgattatatgtgcatgaatgtaagcctgatGGCTGAACTGGttcctgcccttcgttaccgatcgactcgagccagaagcggactcgatcgggcgatttggtaaccctgggtgaattattggtatactcgagtattaccttgttgtcagGTGGAGttcggccaacgtccggaagggggtgaaataaaatgaatgaacgagtggtAATGTAAATgaaggggttttacttacaaaaatgcatttcaaataattggaggaataaggaaatgaaaggagaatgaatgaatgaatggctccatgtgagcacgtatccttttaatgaatgtgttattattgcTTTACATTGTAagtatttcttgaattattggatATCTATTATTAATGCACtggacttattgtttgattatgtgtttggaatctcactgagcttttagctcattccgttagttttgttttccttaataggggatgcgagcaaggacgagagatctATATAGACTAatctagtctagttcttttgaatttttgtaatagttctcgccctagtgcttgaaTATGGTTGGATGTATTAAGAACTGAGAACGTTCGTTTTATTTGGGAATTGTATAttattttgagatagaaatgaatgtaagtatgtgtttcaagtttgggaattattttttttatcctcGAGGtcatttcttatttcttttgaagagtttgagtgagtcctggcgagagtttggcaggcggtccgccgaatcctttggttcgccttagggggaagtggggctgtcacagtttttCCATtggttcttctttttttcatttttctttttttttttgtcctatCGGTAATTGGAGCTGAGCTAGCCAGCCAATTGTAGTGAATTTTGTATTCACAATATCTAATACAATTATTAATttcatttaaaaagaaaattcagtctatgtcttttttttttaggcaaTTCAGTCTATGTTAGAAAAAGAGCCATTTGTAACTCAAATGGATAGAGAAATTTCTGAAGCATCTCACGGAACTAGCACATAAAGTACAAACGACACACTTCAAACGAAGAGACATATTGATGGGCTGAAATAAGATTTCGGCTCGATTGAGACTTGGGTCGTTCTTTGCCTAAAGTTTATGGattcaaaattatcaaaaaaacatacaaacagGTAGGACGACATGGGCTCAAAACTCACAGGCCATCCTCGTGTCCTTCAGCTGGATGCATGCATTAATTGAGGGATGAAAGGACTACGAAAAGACCTTTTTTTGATCGATCATACAACAGGATTAATAATACTAGTAGGTACCATGAATAATGCATAATTGATGTTTTATGATGATTCAGAATTATAAGAATTAGTAAGAACTAACTATTTTAGTCCCGTCAAAATAAACTATTTTCCAAGAAAACTCCAGAATATCAATGCCCATATTTGAAAtatctaaatgaattatttttgaAGAGACAAAAAATAAAGGAGTCTAGctagaaatgaaattttggttaGTCCAACAATGCTATTAGTTAGCACGATAGCTCCTCTATACCAAGCATTTTAAGTGTGTATGTCTGTCTCATACTTCTATTATCGAATTACCATCCTATGATTGAGATTAACATTGCTCCATTTTAcattcaaaatcaaaacatcTTTTTATGATGTAACATGAAtgtcaaacaaaataaaagagagagacTAATGTTTATCCAAACCAGTTATTTGGATGCCATTTAGTGGCTGCTATGTATGCCACTTTGTCTTATAATTTCACTAGTTATAGGCCTCACATGAAGCGCATAGTATTGCTAAGTATAAAATAATACAGCTGAAAATTCTTAATAACAGACATATACAGcactaggggtgggcaaaattatccgTTAACCCGAAAACCCGTCatatccgatccgatccgatccgatccgaaaattagaatatccgatttttattatttgatcgaGTCAAAAGAGAGTCGGGTACCCGCTAAGATGCGGGGCGGGttagggtcacataattaaaaacctgcgggtacccgatccgcctcgcatatatattttttatttttatttttatttttatacacacactataaaataataagttagaactaaataagtaattttattgaacaaattacattacaaatatgagagactataatttatttacaaaattcatttgtagaggccatgatcttatattttgtagaaaaaagattaattaatgtggaacatatatattaaaaattgtgctacttatttcaaacttttattgattttgaattcttttaattttttttcctttatcttatattttcttcacatgtttgtttcttggtgggaaacctttttgtagaaaaaaaatttattaaattttagatgaatgtgtaaaatataaaattaaattggtataaatcattttttttaaaattaaattataaatgGGACGGGGCGGGTATCCGCTAACCCGATCATAATCGGGTACCCGCTAATATGTGGGGCGGGTAAGGGTCAGAAAATGGTGTGCAGGTCGAGTCAACTAAATGGTGAATGGGGCGGGTGTCCGACCCGCGCCCACCCCTATACAGCACAAGCAAAATGTTACGTACACATGCATGATATACATATTTTTGCATGTAACGCCAAGGGATTCCACTAACCTCCTTCATCCCCAACCACTCAATCCTATCTCTGTAATGGCTCTAAATTAGTTAGAGACTTAATAAGTTGTAGTAGTAAAGTTTTGTTGTTTGTTTCGTCATTGACCCAAAAACAAGAAACTGTTGGTATTTTCAATGTAAAGAACTAGAAACTGTCTTTTCAATTTGTTACGAGGGCAGACATAATCCTGTGACGATGGTGCACAAAATCACACATCTACTACACAATATTCGTGATTCAAACTTATAGATTCGAGTGGAAGAGGACTACAATAATAATTTTGCTTATCCTAGCTAGGAGGCTAAGTTCGTAGAATCACATTTGTTGAGAATAGAAGAAGTTTAGCAGAAGTTCACGTCTAATAAGGTTAAAAGTCAAGAACAGATTAAGGGAAGACGTGTTAGATTTGGGACCAGGAACAAGttcattaattaattaacaTCTTGTAATTCATCATAAATAAATTGTATGACTTTGTAGTCGAGATGTAAAAAAGTTCAGATTACTTGCTAAGTTTTCATACAATTTTTTACATCgagatgtaatagataggtgaAAAAGCCTAGCAAGTAATCTgaactctcttttttttgtttggtgggGTTTCCCTGGTTTTTTTGCTTAAATATTGACTTTTAAAGTCAGGCCTAATTTCCTTAACTTGAAGCATGGACTTTCTTTACACTTGATAGCATGGGATGTGCCTGGCTGCCAAGACATAAGGCCAGATTGTCAACAAACAGCATCGAATCTGCAGTACCACTCTACTCTATCCAAGAGTTACGAGTCAAAAGTGATATTCCTGGATGACTGCTAGTCTTGCCAAACCGATTTTGTTGAAACTAAAAATTGGCCGAAAAAAGAATATTCAAGATTCATAAGCATGTTGCCACAAAAAGAACAGCTAATCTATCTTTTTACAGCTATAAATTGGATCTAATctaatctaatacatttgagtcgAAATTTCAGCTCAATGTTTCCTTGAGTTATCTCCTCCTCTTCGTCCCAGGGAATCGCAAagacaaaactaaaggaaagtTTATATGTCTACAAACATGGCAACATTCTTATTaaggttttttaaaaattttttttttttatttaggtgCTTGTATATGATCACTAGTTATTTCTTGGACTGCATTGACCACTTATAGCTCTTTTTTTCTTCACTTAAAAAGAATCTAAACTTGCAAATGGCTCTTTGGCATCCATTCATTTATCAACCTCTCAAAAATTATTTGTCCAGTGTTTGACCTTTCTTATATAGAACAGTCTACTACACATTTTTCTAAATATAGCCACATAGAAAATGGAAAGAGCAATACCGTGCATGAGACGCTTAAACCTCATCGATTGCGGTCTATTTAAACTGTACAATACCCCTAGTGTCACGGCACAGAAAAAATTGTCTGGTCATTTTTTCGTCTCAGAAAATGCttctggtttgtttggattgggctttattttcccaaatttatttgcttacatcatcattacaatttccaatacacctttttacctttccaattacctttttatctcacatacatcacatcacaaaaagtactacagtaaaaatatctctaataattcacaatccaaacagacctGTACCGTCCCGGAACAAGGAGAAACCCTGTTTCTGTATTTGTCCGCCTGCAACGAAGCCATCAGACTAATTCACAATATCTCTCTCCGCTATCCAGAATGGAAGACAAGAAGGAACAATAATGGGACACGGTCAAAGTTAGGGCGAAAGTAATTATAATCGTGGGGAGCTCAAATTCTGAGCTTTGACACTAATTCTTGAATGATAAATCATATTAGAGAGAACATTTTTAACTCCAAAGTATATTGAAAGAGGTATAATCTCAGTAtaattattaagaaaaaaatgaaaccttCTCTGTGTAAACTGCAAAAGAAAGTTCTCGGAAGCCAGAGTAACTACTATAACGGACAACTATGCAGGTAAGCATACTATTACAGTTTAGGAGATGGATAGTTGGGTGATTTGAGGACGAGATTGTAAATGAGAGATTCAGATTCAAATCCTTTCActtatattaaaataaaaaaaactcttACACTTTGACTAtaataaggggaaaaaaatccaACCAGTGATTGTAAGttctaacctttttttttcagcaataatTTCTAAACTTAATTGATTTAGTTTTGTTTGCCAACAAATTGACCCTATTCCTACGGCTACAGGAGATAAATTATCGCCGACCATCAAAGCAAAAAATTCATTGTTTATACCAAGTAATAcgatttgaatcaagaaaagtaaAACCTGGCGGGGCTTGAATAATGAATTAATTTATTCGGTTGAGGTCCTCATAAACATGGGCAACATCCCATGTCTTCAACATTTCGCTTATAAAAGGCAGAGGCATCGCCCAGTTTTCTCATCAAGCAAGCTCTTGAAGAAAGTTCAAACTCAAAGCGAAACCTTGAAGAGTTTAAATCCTTTAGGagagagccaaaaaaaaaaaagaatgggaGCCACAATGCGAGTTCTGATGATGATTGCCATGGCGGCAAGCCTTGTTTCTGTTTCCTATGCAGCTACGGGGACTGCAACTTTCTATACACCACCTTATGTTCGTAAGTTTCTCTTCAGTACTATCATGCACTGCACAAGATTTTGCAAATCTGTCATTTAATTCGAGAGATAACTAGTTAAGATATATTTGTATACGTCTTGCATGATTCCTAGTTATTTTATCGTTTTCTTTAATCTCTCAGCATTTTCGTAGGGTGTCTCTTTAGTACTATCACTAGTATAATTTAAAGTGCAACATGTGATATTAGCCAGACAAAAGTATTACGACCTTCTCTTCTCACAAATGTTGTACTTTTGTTGCCTTGTAAACCAGCCTCTTCTTGTTATGGCTTCCAAAACAATGGGGTGATGATTGCAGCTGCAAGTGATGCAATCTGGGACAATAGGGCTGCCTGTGGGAGAAACTACAGAGTGACATGCACTGGACGTACAAACCTAGGTGTCCTTCAACCATGCAGGGGCAGTGTTGTGGTTAAAATAGTTGATTACTGTCCACCCGGCTGTAGAGGAACAATTGATCTCTCCCAAGAAGCGTTTGCTATCATTGCTGATCCAAatgctggaaaagttaacattGAATATCACCAGTAAGCCTATTATGTCttgacaaaaaaattttcttcatctAACGGAATTGCTTAGACTTGAAGTACTAAATACTAATTGATTTCCAACTTTCTTCGTATTTTTCAGGGtttgaagttgaattttaaaAGCTTTCAGAAGGCCGAAAAGGATGTCCAGAAATAAGTAGATTTCCCATGGGAATATGTACGCTACAAAATCTATGTATGAGCTACTACTTTGTAGCATGAACTTATGAGTAAATAAGATTACATCTGGTGAAAGCCTCTGAAACTTTAATGGTGCATTAGCTTGTTTCATTTGgattttaactttttctttttcttgagttACCATTttctgattcttcttcttcttcttcttttcctttggagTAAAATTTATGACTAATTTTAAGCGTCGTCTTCTAGTTACACTTGCTTGTTTCATTCATTTTGtatgatgaaacatttgcaatTTTCAGGACCATAGACTGAAGCTCAATGAGAGGGAAGAAAAGGAGCTTTTCCCCCCAAGTCCGATAGTTTACTTGGCCCCCAttagtttctttcattttgtgaaatttacTTCTGAAACTCCTAGAGTATTCCAAAAGATTCAGTAAATGCTAAAGCTTTTGAAAATTTCTATTAAGTCCTCAGTTTATTCCACTAATTAATTTGCTACCACAATACAGTCAAAAACCACTATTGGATTGAACCTTTcacttttttcaaataattaatACTCGAGAAATTAAACTTTATGAAAGTGCTCAAAACTAATACATTATAGTGATAAAAATTTGATGACCTATACGTTGCTCATTGCGTTGTTCTACATTATTTAGtcgtataaatttttttttgaaaaggaaTATATTCAATAGCAGAACAGAAGTTTGGGTCAAAGTATATTTAGGATCTTTTGGGTGTAATAACGAAGTGAACTATTTACAAATAAGGACTCAATTGACTCAAAACATCTATGAAAGGACATTAAACGGTGAAATTAAAGATTAAGGACTAAATAGAATATAACATAACGCATAAGTTTTCCTTTTGTTGGAATCCTtaaatggagaagaaaagagaagaaagaaaaattagcaGTAAAATTTCAGTCatgttgattttctttttcctgttaTATGTGCATGGATACACCCAAGATATGCAATATCGGTGGAAGTGGCAAAGTTGatattttcttttcattctAACTTCACACCATTACTGCCAAATTGCTAATATGATAACATATGTGGATTTGCAAAAGGAAGTTACCAGTACACCGCAACCATCAAAAATCGAGTGCAGAATGTTTTGCCGATTAATTTGACCATGTTCTTCAATTAAAGTTTGGTcccaaaagtcaaaatagacaGCCTGCAGTACTTAATTGATGAGATACCGTCAAAATTTGATTAATGCACTTGCTAGCAAATTTCTCCTCCTCGACCATTTCTGTTGCAAGTTCAAGAAAAACCTCGCCGTCTTGAAAAGCGTCTTCACTATGGCGTTTGAATCACCATGATCTTAATTCTCATTACTTATCAAAATAATTGAGCAAGAAAGTTGCAGTTTACGCAATTAAAGGTGCATACCAGCGCCTGGCTTTTGCCACTATATCCCCAGAATTTTCATTATATTGATTGATCCTTGTTTAAACAATATCACTTTCTCCAAGATTTAATCGCCACAAGACCAAGTGTTGGAGTAATTTTGGAGTGTAAATTTAGAATTGCAAGATGTTGCAAGTAATACTATTAACCACTAAAAATTTAATGCTAACTTTTAGAGTTTTGATCTAAATTAATTGATAGGGTGTGGAGTTATCCCCTCCCAAAAtcaatatattcatttttctcaattttaatTACTTATTTGCCAGGTAAAAAGTGCCCATTAATTTCTTTGCAATGGTGTGGGTAGTACTAGGGTTAAGCTGTAAGGAGTCATGTGTCACTCTTCAATCAACGGTTTAGAGTTTTCCATGACTCTTAACTTATGTAAACTTTGAActggaaattaaaaaaaaattaattaatttcaatcccagtaatttttttttgggtcaaaatttcaatccaaGTAATGACCATCCCAATATCAGGTAATCTACAGCTTGTAATGACCATCCCATTTACAAGTTAttggcttatatatatatatatatatatatatatatatatatatatatatatatatatatatatatatatatatataaatatatttgagtatGTGTTTTTTCAAAACTACTGCAGGTCGAGCAAACGACCCAATTAATTTATTATTCACTTGTGAATGTACTAGGCAACAAGTAGATCTACTAAAGTAGTTTGAATTTATATCTTAAAAATGCCTAGGCTATGACCATTAGATATCTCTATAGATATGCATGTAAATTTAGTGTTTGGTCTTGACAACCAAACTTCATGACTTAGCTTAGGCATGCTAGTGATTGTGCTATCATTAGCCCTTTTTCCAATTCTTAAAATTTCTTGGATCGATTAACTTCACTTTATAGGAGTATGATGAAACAATCCCATCATGAGTTAATACAAAGAATACatttcctttttaaaaaaatcatttacTGGTGGATAACAAGAACTTTATTGGCTACTTCTTTGATGTACCCAAAAAAGGAACTAAAGCCAAAGTTCATACAGAGAGGAAGTAAATTCGAGAATTCTGAGGTTCAAAACAAGCTACTTGATCTCTAACGCATAATCTATAAactaaaatttattattttgcaATGCACACAGAGAACTGTCACTATATACAGtctctctgtttttgttttattgGAACAAGAAGAACAATGTGCAACTTGAAACTTGAAACTAATTAATCAGCTTATTACTCCGTTCGGGCCGGATGCACGATCTTCCTCCAACGAAGCTAATTTTTTAATCACATCATTGATGATACCTTTTATGCTTTTTGTCAGTAATTAATATGGG
Protein-coding sequences here:
- the LOC113697339 gene encoding EG45-like domain containing protein; translation: MGATMRVLMMIAMAASLVSVSYAATGTATFYTPPYVPSSCYGFQNNGVMIAAASDAIWDNRAACGRNYRVTCTGRTNLGVLQPCRGSVVVKIVDYCPPGCRGTIDLSQEAFAIIADPNAGKVNIEYHQV